The following proteins are encoded in a genomic region of Stutzerimonas balearica DSM 6083:
- the ureA gene encoding urease subunit gamma: MDLTPREKDKLLIFTAGLVAERRLARGVKLNYPEAMAYISAALLEGARDGQTVAELMHYGTTLLTREQVMEGVPEMIPEIQVEATFPDGTKLVTVHQPIA, from the coding sequence ATGGACCTCACACCCAGAGAAAAAGACAAGCTGCTGATCTTCACCGCCGGCCTGGTGGCCGAGCGCCGGCTGGCCCGCGGTGTGAAGCTCAACTACCCGGAGGCCATGGCCTACATCTCCGCAGCACTGCTCGAAGGCGCGCGCGACGGCCAGACGGTCGCCGAGCTGATGCACTACGGCACCACCCTGCTCACCCGCGAACAGGTCATGGAAGGCGTGCCGGAGATGATTCCGGAGATCCAGGTCGAGGCGACCTTCCCGGACGGCACCAAGCTGGTCACGGTGCATCAACCAATCGCCTGA